One window from the genome of Dyella sp. A6 encodes:
- a CDS encoding cation:proton antiporter has translation MHDIGFIRDLAIVMLVAGATTVLLHRLRLPVLPGYILAGVLIGPHTPGVFVTNPRTIDDISNLGVVLLMFTLGLEFSVRKLREVGGGILLVAVAEVAFMLWVGYELGRVFGWSGRDALFLGAIMSLSSTMVATRTLRESGMRQRPFARLVVGMLVAEDMLTIVILTLLTAVAIGGAVQTGMALSLIGHLGLFVVVGMLAGLLLVPRLVDYVASFGNNEMLLVSVLGICFGASLLAAWLGFSVALGAFLAGAVVAEARCATRVVHLVEPLRDMFAALFFVAIGLKIDPAVLVDYIVPALAIAAVVIVGKTLACSVGCFFVGHDVRTAMCAGMSMAQIGEFSFVIATLGLSLGAVSHFIYPIAVASALICMVSAPYMARSADGVIRLGRRVTPRALRLLVSSYSGWLENLRPVEDNAVIAAMLRRLLWHIAVNVILIVTLFTIGAYVNAHGWDLFSRVGIYRNLRHTLIWATALFLSLPFLIAVYRKAEALGMLLAELGIRERFAGSYTQAIRQVLARLIPLAALLLLALLVGALGSTILPPRGVALSLLAVVLVLAVVLWRALVRVHARLQAALRDTLDKSLDESGH, from the coding sequence ATGCACGACATCGGCTTCATCCGCGACCTCGCCATCGTGATGCTGGTTGCCGGCGCCACGACGGTGCTTCTGCATCGTCTGCGTCTGCCGGTGCTGCCAGGTTACATCCTTGCGGGCGTGCTGATCGGTCCGCATACGCCGGGGGTGTTCGTCACCAACCCGCGGACCATCGACGACATTTCCAACCTGGGCGTGGTGCTGCTGATGTTCACGCTCGGCCTGGAGTTCAGCGTGCGCAAGTTGCGCGAGGTCGGCGGCGGCATCTTGCTGGTGGCGGTCGCCGAGGTCGCCTTCATGCTCTGGGTGGGCTACGAGTTGGGGCGGGTTTTCGGCTGGAGCGGTCGCGACGCACTGTTCCTGGGCGCGATCATGTCGTTGTCTTCGACGATGGTCGCTACCCGCACCCTGCGCGAGAGTGGCATGCGGCAGCGACCGTTCGCGCGACTGGTGGTGGGCATGCTGGTGGCGGAGGACATGCTCACCATCGTCATCCTGACTTTGCTGACGGCGGTGGCCATTGGTGGTGCGGTGCAGACCGGCATGGCCTTGAGCCTGATCGGTCACCTTGGCCTTTTCGTGGTAGTGGGCATGCTGGCGGGCCTGCTGCTGGTGCCGCGACTGGTGGACTACGTGGCGTCGTTCGGCAACAACGAAATGCTGCTGGTGAGTGTGCTGGGCATCTGCTTCGGTGCCAGTCTGCTGGCGGCATGGCTGGGTTTCAGCGTGGCACTGGGAGCGTTCCTGGCCGGCGCGGTGGTGGCCGAGGCCCGCTGCGCGACGCGCGTCGTGCACCTGGTCGAGCCGTTGCGCGACATGTTCGCGGCGCTGTTCTTCGTGGCGATCGGCCTGAAGATCGATCCGGCCGTGCTGGTGGATTACATCGTGCCGGCACTGGCGATCGCCGCGGTGGTGATCGTGGGCAAGACCCTCGCATGCAGCGTGGGCTGCTTCTTCGTGGGGCACGATGTACGTACCGCAATGTGTGCCGGCATGAGCATGGCCCAGATCGGCGAGTTCTCCTTCGTGATCGCCACGCTGGGCCTGTCGCTGGGGGCGGTCAGTCACTTCATTTATCCGATCGCGGTGGCGTCGGCATTGATCTGCATGGTGTCGGCGCCCTACATGGCCCGTTCGGCGGACGGGGTGATTCGGCTGGGGCGGCGCGTGACCCCGCGCGCGCTGCGTCTGCTGGTCAGCAGCTACAGCGGATGGCTGGAAAATCTTCGCCCGGTGGAAGACAACGCGGTGATCGCGGCCATGCTGCGCCGTCTGCTTTGGCATATTGCGGTCAATGTGATCCTGATCGTGACGCTGTTCACGATTGGCGCGTACGTCAATGCCCATGGCTGGGACTTGTTTTCACGCGTGGGCATCTATCGCAACCTGCGGCATACCCTGATCTGGGCGACGGCGCTGTTCCTGTCGCTGCCGTTCCTGATCGCGGTGTATCGCAAGGCCGAGGCGCTGGGCATGCTGCTGGCGGAGCTGGGTATCCGTGAACGCTTCGCGGGAAGTTACACGCAAGCCATACGGCAAGTACTCGCGCGACTGATTCCGTTGGCTGCGCTGCTGTTGCTGGCGCTGCTGGTCGGTGCGCTGGGTTCGACCATCCTGCCGCCGCGCGGTGTGGCGCTGTCGCTGCTGGCGGTGGTGCTGGTGCTGGCCGTGGTGCTCTGGCGTGCGCTGGTCAGGGTGCATGCCCGCCTGCAGGCGGCATTGCGGGATACCCTGGACAAATCCCTGGATGAATCCGGGCATTGA